The following proteins are encoded in a genomic region of Oncorhynchus kisutch isolate 150728-3 linkage group LG6, Okis_V2, whole genome shotgun sequence:
- the LOC109882565 gene encoding torsin-4A isoform X1 codes for MLMKFKRRTYSIVLSQLKSWCDPSEDPSVYRRLDITYTFKMGDQDVYDRMFGSQIDREMDKDNDEEGESETRGSGKGAQSFCQFSSSLRTVVRIKQKYQAMKKRRLELGGLGGGGLVLGAGLHTGAPVRSSPKIFTFETPSSSPSALSSLFQKMKKKKSRRVMFPSGGGRKAPVVQEHSRAKICLFLLCTILFFQVYNAIENLDDHVLKYDLGGLEKTLCREVFGQQGAMDALLAQLRDYLSTYVHSKPLVLSLHGPSGVGKSHVGRLLAGHFRSVVGEPLVIQYFVLHHCPLEDEAWRCARALSILVSETVLRAEEEEKIPIFIFDEAEHLYPELLDALSDLVRSNRSNEYLNAVYLFLSNQGHTHITMHLLYNSSSDSMMTASGHHGKLVKELNPLLRNTLVKLHPLWAEAELLPMILLEKGHVMECFLDEMTREGFYPDRTNVERLAGEIEYYPVVGGHVYARTGCKQVVARVNLL; via the exons ATGCTGATGAAGTTCAAGAGAAGGACTTACTCTATTGTTCTCTCCCAACTAAAATCTTGGTGCGACCCTAGTGAAGACCCATCAGTCTATAGGAGGCTTGATATTACCTATACATTTAAG ATGGGCGACCAGGATGTTTATGACAGAATGTTTGGGTcccagatagacagagagatggacaagGATAATGATGAAGAAGGAGAAAGTGAAACGAGGGGGTCAGGGAAAGGCGCTCAGAGTTTCTGCCAGTTCTCGTCCTCTCTGCGTACTGTGGTTCGCATCAAACAGAAGTACCAGGCCATGAAGAAACGACGGCTGGAGTTGGGCGGGCTGGGGGGAGGAGGGCTAGTGTTAGGGGCTGGTCTCCACACTGGTGCCCCTGTTCGCAGCAGCCCCAAAATCTTCACCTTCGAGACCCCCTCCAGCTCCCCCTCTGCCTTATCGTCGCTCTTCCaaaagatgaagaagaagaagtcgCGGCGGGTCATGTTCCCCAGTGGAGGGGGGCGCAAGGCCCCCGTAGTACAGGAACACAGCCGAGCAAAgatctgcctcttcctcctctgcaCCATCCTCTTCTTCCAG GTGTATAATGCCATAGAGAACCTTGATGACCACGTCCTGAAGTATGACCTGGGGGGATTAGAGAAGACTCTGTGTAGGGAGGTGTTTGGTCAGCAGGGAGCGATGGATGCTCTGTTAGCCCAGCTCAGAGACTACCTCTCTACCTACGTCCACAGTAAACccttggtcctctccttacaCGGACCCAGTGGCGTGGGGAAGAGCCACGTAGGGCGACTCCTGGCTGGCCACTTCCGCTCGGTGGTAGGCGAGCCCCTGGTTATACAGTACTTTGTGTTGCACCACTGCCCCCTGGAGGACGAAGCCTGGCGCTGCGCCCGAGCCCTGTCGATCTTAGTGTCAGAGACAGTgctgagagcagaggaggaggagaaaattCCTATTTTCATCTTTGACGAAGCAGAGCACCTTTACCCAGAGCTTCTTGATGCATTGAGTGACTTGGTCCGCTCAAACCGCTCCAACGAATACCTGAACGCAGTCTACCTGTTCCTGAGCAACCAAGGACACACCCACATCACCATGCACCTGCTGTACAACTCCTCCAGCGACTCCATGATGACCGCATCTGGACACCACGGCAAACTCGTCAAGGAGCTGAATCCGTTGTTGCGCAACACTCTGGTGAAGCTCCACCCACTGTGGGCAGAAGCTGAACTCTTACCAATGATCCTGCTGGAGAAAGGTCACGTGATGGAGTGCTTCCTGGATGAGATGACAAGGGAGGGATTCTACCCGGACCGTACCAACGTTGAGAGGCTGGCGGGGGAGATAGAGTACTACCCTGTGGTAGGGGGCCACGTGTATGCCCGGACAGGTTGTAAACAGGTGGTTGCTAGGGTCAACCTGCTATGA
- the LOC109882565 gene encoding torsin-4A isoform X3, with protein MQLTHHRVWDYAMGDQDVYDRMFGSQIDREMDKDNDEEGESETRGSGKGAQSFCQFSSSLRTVVRIKQKYQAMKKRRLELGGLGGGGLVLGAGLHTGAPVRSSPKIFTFETPSSSPSALSSLFQKMKKKKSRRVMFPSGGGRKAPVVQEHSRAKICLFLLCTILFFQVYNAIENLDDHVLKYDLGGLEKTLCREVFGQQGAMDALLAQLRDYLSTYVHSKPLVLSLHGPSGVGKSHVGRLLAGHFRSVVGEPLVIQYFVLHHCPLEDEAWRCARALSILVSETVLRAEEEEKIPIFIFDEAEHLYPELLDALSDLVRSNRSNEYLNAVYLFLSNQGHTHITMHLLYNSSSDSMMTASGHHGKLVKELNPLLRNTLVKLHPLWAEAELLPMILLEKGHVMECFLDEMTREGFYPDRTNVERLAGEIEYYPVVGGHVYARTGCKQVVARVNLL; from the exons ATGGGCGACCAGGATGTTTATGACAGAATGTTTGGGTcccagatagacagagagatggacaagGATAATGATGAAGAAGGAGAAAGTGAAACGAGGGGGTCAGGGAAAGGCGCTCAGAGTTTCTGCCAGTTCTCGTCCTCTCTGCGTACTGTGGTTCGCATCAAACAGAAGTACCAGGCCATGAAGAAACGACGGCTGGAGTTGGGCGGGCTGGGGGGAGGAGGGCTAGTGTTAGGGGCTGGTCTCCACACTGGTGCCCCTGTTCGCAGCAGCCCCAAAATCTTCACCTTCGAGACCCCCTCCAGCTCCCCCTCTGCCTTATCGTCGCTCTTCCaaaagatgaagaagaagaagtcgCGGCGGGTCATGTTCCCCAGTGGAGGGGGGCGCAAGGCCCCCGTAGTACAGGAACACAGCCGAGCAAAgatctgcctcttcctcctctgcaCCATCCTCTTCTTCCAG GTGTATAATGCCATAGAGAACCTTGATGACCACGTCCTGAAGTATGACCTGGGGGGATTAGAGAAGACTCTGTGTAGGGAGGTGTTTGGTCAGCAGGGAGCGATGGATGCTCTGTTAGCCCAGCTCAGAGACTACCTCTCTACCTACGTCCACAGTAAACccttggtcctctccttacaCGGACCCAGTGGCGTGGGGAAGAGCCACGTAGGGCGACTCCTGGCTGGCCACTTCCGCTCGGTGGTAGGCGAGCCCCTGGTTATACAGTACTTTGTGTTGCACCACTGCCCCCTGGAGGACGAAGCCTGGCGCTGCGCCCGAGCCCTGTCGATCTTAGTGTCAGAGACAGTgctgagagcagaggaggaggagaaaattCCTATTTTCATCTTTGACGAAGCAGAGCACCTTTACCCAGAGCTTCTTGATGCATTGAGTGACTTGGTCCGCTCAAACCGCTCCAACGAATACCTGAACGCAGTCTACCTGTTCCTGAGCAACCAAGGACACACCCACATCACCATGCACCTGCTGTACAACTCCTCCAGCGACTCCATGATGACCGCATCTGGACACCACGGCAAACTCGTCAAGGAGCTGAATCCGTTGTTGCGCAACACTCTGGTGAAGCTCCACCCACTGTGGGCAGAAGCTGAACTCTTACCAATGATCCTGCTGGAGAAAGGTCACGTGATGGAGTGCTTCCTGGATGAGATGACAAGGGAGGGATTCTACCCGGACCGTACCAACGTTGAGAGGCTGGCGGGGGAGATAGAGTACTACCCTGTGGTAGGGGGCCACGTGTATGCCCGGACAGGTTGTAAACAGGTGGTTGCTAGGGTCAACCTGCTATGA
- the LOC109882565 gene encoding torsin-4A isoform X2, with the protein MFDVRFFSSACQVCTRPVSETGAKMGDQDVYDRMFGSQIDREMDKDNDEEGESETRGSGKGAQSFCQFSSSLRTVVRIKQKYQAMKKRRLELGGLGGGGLVLGAGLHTGAPVRSSPKIFTFETPSSSPSALSSLFQKMKKKKSRRVMFPSGGGRKAPVVQEHSRAKICLFLLCTILFFQVYNAIENLDDHVLKYDLGGLEKTLCREVFGQQGAMDALLAQLRDYLSTYVHSKPLVLSLHGPSGVGKSHVGRLLAGHFRSVVGEPLVIQYFVLHHCPLEDEAWRCARALSILVSETVLRAEEEEKIPIFIFDEAEHLYPELLDALSDLVRSNRSNEYLNAVYLFLSNQGHTHITMHLLYNSSSDSMMTASGHHGKLVKELNPLLRNTLVKLHPLWAEAELLPMILLEKGHVMECFLDEMTREGFYPDRTNVERLAGEIEYYPVVGGHVYARTGCKQVVARVNLL; encoded by the exons ATGTTTGATGTGCGTTTTTTTAGCTCTGCGTGCCAGGTCTGCACACGGCCGGTGAGTGAGACTGGTGCCAAG ATGGGCGACCAGGATGTTTATGACAGAATGTTTGGGTcccagatagacagagagatggacaagGATAATGATGAAGAAGGAGAAAGTGAAACGAGGGGGTCAGGGAAAGGCGCTCAGAGTTTCTGCCAGTTCTCGTCCTCTCTGCGTACTGTGGTTCGCATCAAACAGAAGTACCAGGCCATGAAGAAACGACGGCTGGAGTTGGGCGGGCTGGGGGGAGGAGGGCTAGTGTTAGGGGCTGGTCTCCACACTGGTGCCCCTGTTCGCAGCAGCCCCAAAATCTTCACCTTCGAGACCCCCTCCAGCTCCCCCTCTGCCTTATCGTCGCTCTTCCaaaagatgaagaagaagaagtcgCGGCGGGTCATGTTCCCCAGTGGAGGGGGGCGCAAGGCCCCCGTAGTACAGGAACACAGCCGAGCAAAgatctgcctcttcctcctctgcaCCATCCTCTTCTTCCAG GTGTATAATGCCATAGAGAACCTTGATGACCACGTCCTGAAGTATGACCTGGGGGGATTAGAGAAGACTCTGTGTAGGGAGGTGTTTGGTCAGCAGGGAGCGATGGATGCTCTGTTAGCCCAGCTCAGAGACTACCTCTCTACCTACGTCCACAGTAAACccttggtcctctccttacaCGGACCCAGTGGCGTGGGGAAGAGCCACGTAGGGCGACTCCTGGCTGGCCACTTCCGCTCGGTGGTAGGCGAGCCCCTGGTTATACAGTACTTTGTGTTGCACCACTGCCCCCTGGAGGACGAAGCCTGGCGCTGCGCCCGAGCCCTGTCGATCTTAGTGTCAGAGACAGTgctgagagcagaggaggaggagaaaattCCTATTTTCATCTTTGACGAAGCAGAGCACCTTTACCCAGAGCTTCTTGATGCATTGAGTGACTTGGTCCGCTCAAACCGCTCCAACGAATACCTGAACGCAGTCTACCTGTTCCTGAGCAACCAAGGACACACCCACATCACCATGCACCTGCTGTACAACTCCTCCAGCGACTCCATGATGACCGCATCTGGACACCACGGCAAACTCGTCAAGGAGCTGAATCCGTTGTTGCGCAACACTCTGGTGAAGCTCCACCCACTGTGGGCAGAAGCTGAACTCTTACCAATGATCCTGCTGGAGAAAGGTCACGTGATGGAGTGCTTCCTGGATGAGATGACAAGGGAGGGATTCTACCCGGACCGTACCAACGTTGAGAGGCTGGCGGGGGAGATAGAGTACTACCCTGTGGTAGGGGGCCACGTGTATGCCCGGACAGGTTGTAAACAGGTGGTTGCTAGGGTCAACCTGCTATGA
- the LOC109882565 gene encoding torsin-4A isoform X4: MGDQDVYDRMFGSQIDREMDKDNDEEGESETRGSGKGAQSFCQFSSSLRTVVRIKQKYQAMKKRRLELGGLGGGGLVLGAGLHTGAPVRSSPKIFTFETPSSSPSALSSLFQKMKKKKSRRVMFPSGGGRKAPVVQEHSRAKICLFLLCTILFFQVYNAIENLDDHVLKYDLGGLEKTLCREVFGQQGAMDALLAQLRDYLSTYVHSKPLVLSLHGPSGVGKSHVGRLLAGHFRSVVGEPLVIQYFVLHHCPLEDEAWRCARALSILVSETVLRAEEEEKIPIFIFDEAEHLYPELLDALSDLVRSNRSNEYLNAVYLFLSNQGHTHITMHLLYNSSSDSMMTASGHHGKLVKELNPLLRNTLVKLHPLWAEAELLPMILLEKGHVMECFLDEMTREGFYPDRTNVERLAGEIEYYPVVGGHVYARTGCKQVVARVNLL, encoded by the exons ATGGGCGACCAGGATGTTTATGACAGAATGTTTGGGTcccagatagacagagagatggacaagGATAATGATGAAGAAGGAGAAAGTGAAACGAGGGGGTCAGGGAAAGGCGCTCAGAGTTTCTGCCAGTTCTCGTCCTCTCTGCGTACTGTGGTTCGCATCAAACAGAAGTACCAGGCCATGAAGAAACGACGGCTGGAGTTGGGCGGGCTGGGGGGAGGAGGGCTAGTGTTAGGGGCTGGTCTCCACACTGGTGCCCCTGTTCGCAGCAGCCCCAAAATCTTCACCTTCGAGACCCCCTCCAGCTCCCCCTCTGCCTTATCGTCGCTCTTCCaaaagatgaagaagaagaagtcgCGGCGGGTCATGTTCCCCAGTGGAGGGGGGCGCAAGGCCCCCGTAGTACAGGAACACAGCCGAGCAAAgatctgcctcttcctcctctgcaCCATCCTCTTCTTCCAG GTGTATAATGCCATAGAGAACCTTGATGACCACGTCCTGAAGTATGACCTGGGGGGATTAGAGAAGACTCTGTGTAGGGAGGTGTTTGGTCAGCAGGGAGCGATGGATGCTCTGTTAGCCCAGCTCAGAGACTACCTCTCTACCTACGTCCACAGTAAACccttggtcctctccttacaCGGACCCAGTGGCGTGGGGAAGAGCCACGTAGGGCGACTCCTGGCTGGCCACTTCCGCTCGGTGGTAGGCGAGCCCCTGGTTATACAGTACTTTGTGTTGCACCACTGCCCCCTGGAGGACGAAGCCTGGCGCTGCGCCCGAGCCCTGTCGATCTTAGTGTCAGAGACAGTgctgagagcagaggaggaggagaaaattCCTATTTTCATCTTTGACGAAGCAGAGCACCTTTACCCAGAGCTTCTTGATGCATTGAGTGACTTGGTCCGCTCAAACCGCTCCAACGAATACCTGAACGCAGTCTACCTGTTCCTGAGCAACCAAGGACACACCCACATCACCATGCACCTGCTGTACAACTCCTCCAGCGACTCCATGATGACCGCATCTGGACACCACGGCAAACTCGTCAAGGAGCTGAATCCGTTGTTGCGCAACACTCTGGTGAAGCTCCACCCACTGTGGGCAGAAGCTGAACTCTTACCAATGATCCTGCTGGAGAAAGGTCACGTGATGGAGTGCTTCCTGGATGAGATGACAAGGGAGGGATTCTACCCGGACCGTACCAACGTTGAGAGGCTGGCGGGGGAGATAGAGTACTACCCTGTGGTAGGGGGCCACGTGTATGCCCGGACAGGTTGTAAACAGGTGGTTGCTAGGGTCAACCTGCTATGA